From the Burkholderia ubonensis genome, one window contains:
- a CDS encoding phosphoribosyl-ATP diphosphatase, whose protein sequence is MTQTTEDTLLRLAAVIDSRKGGDPDQSYVSRLFHKGDDAVLKKIGEEATEVVLAAKDVRQGGAPTALVGEVADLWFHCLVMLSHFDLSPADVIAELERREGMSGIEEKALRKRREREENGG, encoded by the coding sequence ATGACGCAAACGACCGAAGACACGCTGCTGCGCCTCGCGGCCGTGATCGACAGCCGCAAGGGCGGCGATCCCGACCAATCCTACGTATCGCGCCTGTTCCACAAGGGCGACGACGCGGTGCTGAAGAAGATCGGCGAGGAGGCGACCGAAGTCGTGCTCGCCGCGAAGGACGTGCGCCAGGGCGGCGCGCCGACGGCGCTCGTCGGCGAGGTGGCGGACCTGTGGTTCCATTGCCTCGTGATGCTGTCCCATTTCGACCTGAGCCCGGCCGACGTGATCGCCGAGCTCGAGCGTCGCGAAGGGATGTCCGGCATCGAGGAAAAGGCGCTGCGCAAGCGTCGCGAGCGCGAGGAAAACGGCGGCTGA
- the hisF gene encoding imidazole glycerol phosphate synthase subunit HisF, protein MALAKRIIPCLDVTAGRVVKGVNFVELRDAGDPVEIARRYDEQGADELTFLDITATSDQRDLILPIIEAVASQVFIPLTVGGGVRAVEDVRRLLNAGADKVSMNSSAVANPQFVRDAADKYGSQCIVVAIDAKRVSADGETPRWEVFTHGGRKGTGLDAIEWARRMAELGAGEILLTSMDRDGTKSGFDLALTRGVSDAVPVPVIASGGVGSLQHLADGIKDGRADAVLAASIFHYGEHTVGEAKRFMAGQGIPVRL, encoded by the coding sequence ATGGCTCTAGCTAAACGCATCATCCCCTGCCTGGACGTTACCGCCGGGCGCGTCGTCAAGGGCGTCAACTTCGTCGAACTGCGCGACGCGGGCGACCCCGTCGAGATCGCCCGCCGCTACGACGAGCAGGGCGCCGACGAACTGACGTTCCTCGACATCACCGCGACGTCCGACCAGCGCGACCTGATCCTGCCGATCATCGAGGCGGTCGCGTCGCAGGTCTTCATCCCGCTGACGGTCGGCGGCGGCGTGCGCGCCGTCGAGGACGTCCGGCGCCTGCTGAACGCGGGCGCGGACAAGGTCAGCATGAACTCGTCCGCGGTCGCGAACCCGCAGTTCGTGCGCGACGCGGCCGACAAGTACGGCTCGCAGTGCATCGTCGTCGCGATCGACGCGAAGCGCGTGTCCGCCGACGGCGAGACGCCGCGCTGGGAAGTGTTCACGCACGGCGGCCGCAAGGGCACCGGGCTCGACGCGATCGAGTGGGCGCGCAGGATGGCCGAGCTCGGCGCGGGCGAGATCCTGCTGACGAGCATGGATCGCGATGGCACGAAGTCGGGCTTCGACCTCGCGCTTACGCGCGGCGTGTCGGACGCGGTGCCGGTGCCGGTGATCGCGTCGGGCGGCGTCGGCTCGCTGCAGCACCTGGCGGACGGCATCAAGGACGGCCGCGCGGATGCGGTGCTCGCGGCGAGCATCTTCCACTACGGTGAACACACGGTCGGCGAGGCGAAGCGCTTCATGGCCGGCCAGGGCATTCCGGTGAGGTTGTGA
- the tatC gene encoding twin-arginine translocase subunit TatC, whose protein sequence is MSDPQQNPDEGPEETFISHLVELRDRIIRAGLSVIVVFLGLVYWAPDIFRLLARPLMENLPKGGRMIVTDVTGSFFVPMKVTMLVALVIALPVVLYQIWAFVAPGLYQHEKKLVVPLVGSSYVLFLCGMAFAYFLVFPTIFRVMAHYNAPLGAEMSTDIDNYLSFVLGMFIAFGVTFEVPIVVVLLVRMGVLTVKKLKEIRPYVIVGAFVVAAVVTPPDVFSQLMLALPLVVLYEAGILAARFFVPKPAQAEPENGEAAS, encoded by the coding sequence GTGAGCGACCCCCAGCAGAATCCGGACGAAGGCCCGGAAGAAACCTTCATCTCCCATCTCGTCGAGCTCCGCGATCGCATCATCCGCGCGGGGCTGTCCGTGATCGTCGTGTTCCTCGGGCTCGTCTACTGGGCGCCGGACATCTTCCGGCTGCTCGCGCGCCCGCTGATGGAGAACCTGCCGAAGGGCGGCAGGATGATCGTCACGGATGTCACCGGCTCGTTCTTCGTGCCGATGAAGGTGACGATGCTCGTCGCGCTCGTGATCGCGCTGCCGGTCGTGCTGTACCAGATCTGGGCGTTCGTCGCGCCGGGGCTGTATCAGCACGAGAAGAAGCTCGTCGTGCCGCTCGTCGGCAGCAGCTACGTGCTGTTCCTGTGCGGGATGGCGTTCGCGTACTTCCTCGTGTTCCCGACGATCTTCCGCGTGATGGCGCACTACAACGCGCCGCTCGGCGCGGAGATGTCGACCGATATCGACAATTACCTGAGCTTCGTGCTCGGAATGTTCATCGCGTTCGGGGTGACGTTCGAGGTGCCGATCGTGGTCGTGCTGCTCGTCCGGATGGGCGTGCTGACCGTGAAGAAGCTGAAGGAGATCCGGCCCTACGTGATCGTCGGCGCTTTCGTCGTCGCGGCGGTCGTCACGCCGCCGGACGTGTTTTCGCAGCTGATGCTCGCGCTGCCGCTCGTCGTGCTGTACGAGGCCGGAATCCTCGCGGCGCGATTCTTCGTGCCGAAGCCGGCGCAAGCCGAGCCCGAGAACGGCGAGGCCGCGAGCTGA
- a CDS encoding glutathione S-transferase N-terminal domain-containing protein, with product MMVLYSGTTCPFSQRCRLVLFEKGMDFEIRDVDLFNKPEDISVMNPYGQVPILVERDLILYESNIINEYIDERFPHPQLMPADPVQRARARLFLLNFEKELFVHVSTLENEKGKAAEKNHEKARLAIRDRLTQLAPIFVKNKYMLGEEFSMLDVAIAPLLWRLDHYGIELSKNAAPLMKYAERIFSRPAYIEALTPSEKVMRR from the coding sequence ATGATGGTTCTGTATTCCGGCACAACTTGCCCGTTCTCCCAGCGTTGCCGGCTGGTGCTGTTCGAGAAGGGCATGGACTTCGAGATTCGCGACGTCGACCTGTTCAACAAGCCGGAAGACATTTCGGTGATGAACCCGTACGGCCAGGTGCCGATCCTCGTCGAGCGCGATCTGATTCTGTACGAATCGAACATCATCAACGAGTACATCGACGAGCGCTTCCCGCACCCGCAGCTGATGCCGGCCGACCCGGTGCAGCGCGCACGCGCGCGCCTGTTTCTGCTCAACTTCGAGAAGGAACTGTTCGTGCACGTCAGCACGCTCGAGAACGAGAAGGGCAAGGCGGCCGAGAAGAACCACGAGAAGGCGCGCCTCGCGATCCGCGATCGCCTGACGCAGCTCGCGCCGATCTTCGTGAAGAACAAGTACATGCTCGGCGAGGAGTTCTCTATGCTCGACGTCGCGATCGCGCCGCTCTTGTGGCGTCTGGATCACTACGGGATCGAGCTGTCGAAGAATGCGGCGCCGCTGATGAAGTATGCGGAACGGATCTTCAGCCGTCCGGCGTATATCGAAGCACTGACGCCGTCCGAAAAGGTCATGCGTCGTTGA
- a CDS encoding cytochrome c1, translating into MKKLLSTLALIGATACALLTAPLAAAEGNFPLDRAPDNTENLVSLQHGAQLFVNYCLNCHSANLMRYNRLTDLGISQKEIEKNLLFTTDKVGNTMSVSMRPEDANNWLGVTPPDLSVEARARGRDWLYTYLRSFYRDDARPTGWNNAVFENVGMPHVLWQLQGQRIAKFEEKTDEETGEKVRALVGFQQMTPGTLSPVDYDSAVADLVAYMTWMAEPAQQTRKRLGVWVLVFLGVLTFLAWRLNAAYWKDIK; encoded by the coding sequence ATGAAGAAACTGCTTTCGACGCTCGCGCTGATCGGGGCGACCGCCTGTGCGTTGCTGACGGCACCGCTGGCGGCCGCGGAGGGCAATTTTCCGCTCGACCGCGCGCCCGATAACACGGAAAATCTCGTTTCGCTTCAGCACGGCGCGCAATTGTTTGTAAACTATTGCTTGAACTGCCACAGCGCGAACCTGATGCGCTACAACCGTCTGACGGATCTGGGCATATCCCAGAAGGAGATCGAAAAGAATCTCCTGTTCACGACCGACAAGGTCGGCAACACGATGTCCGTTTCGATGCGGCCCGAAGATGCGAACAACTGGCTCGGCGTCACGCCGCCCGACCTGTCGGTCGAAGCGCGGGCGCGCGGCCGGGACTGGCTGTATACGTATCTGCGGAGCTTCTACCGCGACGATGCGCGGCCGACCGGCTGGAACAACGCGGTGTTCGAGAACGTCGGCATGCCCCATGTGCTCTGGCAGCTGCAGGGGCAGCGCATCGCGAAATTCGAGGAAAAGACGGACGAGGAGACGGGCGAGAAGGTGCGCGCGCTCGTCGGCTTCCAGCAGATGACCCCGGGGACGCTGTCGCCGGTGGATTATGATTCTGCGGTGGCCGACCTGGTGGCGTACATGACATGGATGGCCGAACCGGCCCAGCAGACCCGCAAGCGCCTCGGCGTCTGGGTGCTGGTGTTCCTCGGCGTCCTGACTTTCCTGGCCTGGCGGCTCAATGCCGCATACTGGAAAGATATCAAGTAA
- a CDS encoding histidine triad nucleotide-binding protein, which produces MSHDPNCLFCKIAAGEIPSTKVHEDEEFVAFRDIRPAAETHVLVIPRKHLPTLSSAGEEDAPLLGRMLVLVARLAEQLGVAYHGGETGFRTVINTGPGGGQEVYHLHAHILAGPRPWHRMG; this is translated from the coding sequence ATGAGTCACGATCCGAATTGCCTGTTCTGCAAGATCGCGGCAGGCGAGATCCCGAGCACGAAGGTGCACGAGGATGAAGAGTTCGTCGCGTTCCGCGACATCCGCCCGGCGGCCGAGACGCACGTGCTCGTGATTCCGCGCAAGCACCTGCCGACGCTGTCGTCGGCCGGGGAAGAGGACGCGCCGCTGCTTGGTAGAATGCTGGTGCTCGTCGCGCGCCTGGCCGAGCAGCTCGGCGTGGCCTATCACGGCGGCGAAACCGGTTTTCGCACGGTGATCAATACGGGCCCCGGCGGCGGGCAGGAGGTGTACCACCTGCACGCGCATATCCTGGCGGGTCCGCGCCCCTGGCACCGGATGGGTTGA
- the tatB gene encoding Sec-independent protein translocase protein TatB, protein MLDLGLSKMALIGVVALVVLGPERLPRVARTAGALFGRAQRYINDVKAEVSREIELDALRTMKSDFETAARNVETTIHDNLREHEQDLNAAWHSAVGGLHEGSVDAGTSGTDSPAAPSSWRASTIALARKRRNWRVKQAATPAWYKRATTRRTHVQSGAARVARHQPASLRRPARFF, encoded by the coding sequence ATGCTGGATCTCGGTCTTTCGAAGATGGCGCTGATCGGCGTCGTCGCGCTCGTGGTGCTCGGCCCCGAGCGCCTGCCGCGTGTCGCACGCACGGCGGGCGCGCTGTTCGGCCGCGCGCAGCGCTACATCAACGACGTGAAGGCCGAGGTCTCGCGCGAGATCGAGCTCGACGCGCTGCGGACGATGAAAAGCGATTTCGAGACCGCCGCGCGCAATGTCGAGACCACGATTCACGACAACCTGCGCGAGCACGAGCAGGACCTGAACGCCGCGTGGCATTCGGCGGTCGGCGGTCTTCATGAAGGCTCGGTCGATGCCGGCACGTCGGGCACCGATTCGCCCGCCGCGCCGTCGTCGTGGCGCGCCAGCACGATCGCGCTGGCGCGCAAGCGCCGTAACTGGCGGGTCAAGCAGGCGGCGACGCCCGCCTGGTACAAGCGCGCCACCACGCGCCGCACGCACGTGCAGTCCGGCGCCGCGCGCGTCGCGCGCCACCAGCCGGCAAGCCTGCGCCGGCCGGCGCGCTTCTTCTGA
- a CDS encoding tyrosine-type recombinase/integrase: MKTKPLTDAKCRNARFDEAGGNKLFDGGGLYLDLRSSGSKKWRLKYRFNGKENLLTFGDYPATSLADARSRRDEAKRLLAEGKNPAFERDVEKQTRAIAAQNTFEAVALEWYEAQQATWSASHANRVKKQLDREVFPLIGQRPISSIGAPDLLAVIRRIEGREAFETARKTLQTCGQVFRYAVATSRAERDPSPDLRGALKAVPVKHMARVGESELPELLRSIASYEGEPETRLALRFLALTFVRTIELRQAEWTEIDLERREWRIPAEKMKMRRVHIVPLAEQTIALLSELRALTGHRRWLFPNSRRPLQQMSENTILYALYRMGYRSRMTGHGFRGLASTILNEKGFNSDWIERQLAHSEQDGVRAAYNHAEYLSERHRMMQWWADYLDKQGGAKIIPIAAAR; encoded by the coding sequence ATGAAAACCAAACCTCTTACCGACGCCAAGTGTCGCAACGCTAGATTCGATGAGGCCGGGGGAAACAAACTCTTCGACGGCGGTGGCCTGTATCTCGATCTGCGCTCCAGTGGTTCGAAGAAATGGCGGCTCAAATACCGGTTCAATGGCAAAGAAAACCTGCTGACGTTCGGCGACTATCCCGCGACGTCGCTCGCCGATGCTCGGTCGAGGCGTGACGAAGCGAAGCGGCTGTTAGCGGAAGGGAAGAACCCTGCGTTCGAGCGTGACGTCGAGAAGCAGACTCGCGCCATTGCCGCACAGAACACCTTCGAGGCCGTCGCGCTGGAGTGGTACGAGGCGCAGCAAGCGACATGGAGCGCTTCGCACGCGAACCGAGTCAAGAAACAGCTCGATCGCGAGGTGTTTCCCCTGATCGGCCAGCGCCCGATTTCTTCGATCGGCGCCCCGGATTTGCTCGCGGTCATTCGACGAATCGAAGGACGAGAGGCGTTCGAGACGGCGCGCAAGACGTTGCAGACATGCGGCCAAGTCTTTCGCTATGCCGTTGCAACGAGCCGTGCCGAGCGAGATCCGTCGCCGGACCTGCGAGGCGCATTGAAGGCGGTGCCCGTCAAGCATATGGCGCGAGTCGGCGAAAGCGAGCTGCCGGAGTTGCTTCGCTCGATCGCTTCCTATGAAGGCGAGCCCGAGACCCGGCTCGCTTTGCGATTCCTGGCATTGACGTTCGTTCGCACCATCGAGCTGCGGCAGGCCGAGTGGACGGAGATCGACTTGGAGCGCCGAGAGTGGCGCATTCCGGCCGAGAAGATGAAGATGCGCCGCGTGCATATCGTGCCGCTCGCCGAGCAGACGATCGCGCTGCTTTCCGAGCTACGCGCGCTGACGGGCCACCGTCGCTGGCTGTTCCCGAACAGCCGCAGACCGTTGCAGCAGATGAGCGAGAACACGATCCTGTACGCGCTATACCGGATGGGCTATCGCAGTCGCATGACCGGGCACGGATTCCGTGGTCTTGCCTCAACGATCTTGAACGAGAAGGGCTTCAATTCCGACTGGATCGAGCGTCAGCTCGCGCACTCCGAACAGGACGGTGTGCGGGCGGCATACAACCACGCCGAGTATCTGTCCGAGCGCCATCGCATGATGCAGTGGTGGGCGGACTATCTCGACAAACAGGGTGGGGCGAAGATCATCCCGATCGCGGCGGCAAGATAG
- a CDS encoding DUF4870 family protein: protein MTDTPSQFPPPVPGSAESERLNGLRTLTHVLYGLYAVHWLTGGITGLIAIIINYVKRGDTAGTPYADHFEWQIRTFWRALIAYVIGFALLFVGIGFLVLGAVWIWTLYRIIKGWLYLNDNKALDPQAWF from the coding sequence ATGACGGATACGCCAAGCCAGTTCCCGCCGCCGGTTCCGGGCAGCGCGGAAAGCGAGCGCCTGAACGGGCTGCGCACGCTGACTCACGTGCTGTACGGGCTCTATGCGGTGCACTGGCTGACGGGCGGCATCACGGGCCTCATCGCGATCATCATCAACTACGTGAAGCGCGGCGACACGGCCGGGACGCCGTACGCGGATCATTTCGAATGGCAGATCCGCACGTTCTGGCGCGCGCTGATCGCGTACGTGATCGGCTTCGCGCTGCTGTTCGTCGGCATCGGCTTTCTGGTGCTGGGAGCGGTCTGGATCTGGACGCTGTACCGTATCATCAAGGGCTGGCTGTATTTGAACGACAACAAGGCGCTCGATCCGCAGGCGTGGTTCTGA
- the tatA gene encoding Sec-independent protein translocase subunit TatA codes for MGGLSIWHWLIVLLIVALVFGTKKLRNIGNDLGSAVKGFKDGMKDADAPSADAQQLPRSGSVDVNAKEATRSDSNKA; via the coding sequence ATGGGTGGATTGAGCATTTGGCACTGGCTGATCGTGCTGCTGATCGTCGCGCTGGTTTTCGGCACGAAGAAGCTGCGCAACATCGGCAACGATCTTGGCAGCGCCGTGAAGGGTTTCAAGGACGGCATGAAGGACGCCGACGCACCTTCGGCCGACGCGCAGCAACTGCCGCGTTCGGGCTCGGTGGACGTCAACGCGAAGGAAGCGACGCGTTCCGATTCGAACAAGGCATGA
- a CDS encoding Do family serine endopeptidase, which produces MLRRFWLFFAQAVTVLLALMFIVVTLKPQWLQRQGQLGKQLATPIVALREVAPGIGGAPATTSYADAAQKAMPAVVNVFSSKDGSLPPDPRAKDPLFRYFFGDRNARKQQDEPAANLGSGVIVSPEGYILTNQHVVDGADQIEVALADGRTATAKVIGIDPETDLAVLKINMTDLPTITLGRSDQSRVGDVVLAIGNPFGVGQTVTMGIISALGRNHLGINTFENFIQTDAPINPGNSGGALVDVNGNLLGINTAIYSRSGGSLGIGFAIPVSTARTVLESIITTGSVTRGWIGVEPQDVTPEIAESFGLQQKSGAIVAGVLQGGPADKAGIKPGDILVSVNGEEITDTTKLLNVVAQIKPGATAKVHVVRKGKELDVHVMIGKRPPPPKQALDEQDSDTE; this is translated from the coding sequence ATGCTTAGACGCTTCTGGCTGTTCTTCGCGCAGGCGGTCACGGTGCTGCTCGCGCTGATGTTCATCGTCGTGACGCTCAAGCCTCAATGGCTGCAACGGCAAGGACAGCTCGGCAAGCAGCTCGCCACGCCGATCGTCGCCCTGCGCGAAGTCGCGCCCGGCATCGGCGGCGCACCTGCGACCACGTCGTACGCCGACGCCGCGCAAAAGGCGATGCCGGCAGTCGTCAACGTGTTCTCCAGCAAGGACGGCTCGCTGCCGCCCGATCCGCGCGCGAAGGATCCGCTGTTCCGCTATTTCTTCGGTGACCGCAACGCCCGCAAGCAGCAGGACGAGCCGGCGGCCAACCTCGGTTCGGGCGTTATCGTGAGCCCGGAAGGTTACATTCTAACGAACCAGCACGTCGTCGACGGCGCCGACCAGATCGAAGTCGCGCTCGCCGACGGCCGCACGGCCACCGCGAAGGTGATCGGCATCGATCCGGAGACCGACCTCGCGGTGCTCAAGATCAACATGACCGACCTGCCGACGATCACGCTCGGCCGCTCCGACCAGTCGCGCGTCGGCGACGTCGTGCTCGCGATCGGCAACCCGTTCGGCGTCGGCCAGACGGTGACGATGGGGATCATCAGCGCGCTCGGCCGCAATCACCTCGGCATCAACACGTTCGAGAACTTCATCCAGACCGACGCGCCGATCAACCCGGGCAACTCCGGCGGCGCGCTCGTCGACGTGAACGGCAACCTGCTCGGCATCAACACGGCGATCTATTCGCGCTCGGGCGGCTCGCTCGGCATCGGCTTCGCGATTCCGGTGTCGACCGCGCGCACCGTGCTCGAGAGCATCATCACGACGGGCTCGGTCACGCGCGGCTGGATCGGCGTCGAGCCGCAGGACGTCACGCCGGAGATCGCCGAGTCGTTCGGCCTGCAGCAGAAATCGGGCGCGATCGTCGCGGGCGTGCTGCAGGGCGGCCCGGCCGACAAGGCGGGCATCAAGCCGGGCGACATCCTCGTGTCGGTCAACGGCGAGGAGATCACCGACACGACCAAGCTGCTGAACGTCGTCGCGCAGATCAAGCCGGGCGCGACGGCCAAGGTGCACGTCGTGCGCAAGGGCAAGGAGCTCGACGTGCACGTCATGATCGGCAAGCGCCCGCCGCCGCCGAAGCAGGCGCTCGACGAGCAGGACAGCGACACCGAATGA
- a CDS encoding ClpXP protease specificity-enhancing factor codes for MQEISTKPYLLRALYEWCTDNGYTPHIAVRVDNSTRVPRQFVRDGEIVLNISFEATSQLQMGNEWIEFTARFSGKAHKLEIPVANVLAIYARENGQGMAFQVEAVAGEGEDSGVAEDEGMPSDDAASPLTPVAESGANEEPSEGADEPPNTDGDGSKGGSRPRLKIVK; via the coding sequence ATGCAAGAGATTTCAACGAAGCCTTATTTGCTGCGCGCGCTGTACGAGTGGTGCACCGATAACGGTTACACGCCGCACATCGCGGTGAGGGTCGACAATTCGACGCGCGTGCCGCGCCAGTTCGTTCGCGACGGCGAGATCGTGCTCAACATCAGCTTCGAGGCGACGAGCCAGCTGCAGATGGGCAACGAGTGGATCGAGTTCACCGCGCGGTTCTCCGGCAAGGCGCACAAGCTCGAGATTCCGGTGGCCAACGTGCTCGCGATCTATGCGCGCGAGAACGGGCAGGGCATGGCGTTCCAGGTCGAGGCGGTGGCGGGTGAGGGCGAGGATTCGGGCGTGGCCGAAGACGAGGGCATGCCGAGCGACGATGCTGCGTCGCCGTTGACGCCGGTCGCTGAAAGCGGGGCGAACGAGGAGCCGTCCGAAGGCGCCGACGAGCCGCCGAACACCGACGGCGACGGCTCGAAAGGCGGTAGCAGACCTCGCCTCAAGATCGTGAAATGA
- a CDS encoding cytochrome b, producing MATTEHNEVTTTTTGLTAWIDARFPWTVMLKKHVTEYYAPKNFNFWYFFGSLALLVLVNQIVTGIFLTMNYKPDSTLAFASVEYIMREVPWGWLIRYMHSTGASMFFVVVYLHMFRGLMYGSYRKPRELVWIFGCAIFLCLMAEAFFGYLLPWGQMSFWGAQVIVNLFSAIPFIGPDLSLWIRGDYVVSDVTLNRFFAFHVIAIPLVLIGLVIAHLVALHEVGSNNPDGIEIKKKKDANGIPLDGIPFHPYYSVHDFFGVCGFLIVFALIVFFAPEMGGYFLEANNFVPANPLQTPPEIAPVWYFTAFYAMLRATTDPFKIVLMIVIALLGVLALLRARGKWRLGLPVLSAAIVVFMYLTESKFWGVVVMGSAVVSLFFLPWLDRSPVKSIRYRPLFHKVFLGIFVVAFLTLAFLGTRPPSPTATVIAQVCALIYFAFFLGMPVWTPLGTFKQPPERVRFKPH from the coding sequence ATGGCGACGACCGAGCACAACGAAGTCACGACGACGACGACGGGTCTCACCGCCTGGATCGATGCGCGCTTTCCATGGACGGTCATGCTCAAGAAGCATGTGACCGAGTACTACGCGCCGAAGAACTTCAACTTCTGGTACTTCTTCGGCTCGCTCGCGCTGCTCGTGCTCGTCAACCAGATCGTCACCGGCATCTTCCTGACGATGAACTACAAGCCCGACTCGACGCTCGCGTTCGCGTCGGTCGAGTACATCATGCGCGAAGTGCCGTGGGGCTGGCTGATCCGGTACATGCACTCGACGGGCGCGTCGATGTTCTTCGTCGTCGTCTACCTGCACATGTTCCGCGGGCTGATGTACGGCTCGTACCGCAAGCCGCGCGAACTCGTGTGGATCTTCGGCTGCGCGATCTTCCTGTGCCTGATGGCCGAGGCGTTCTTCGGCTACCTGCTGCCGTGGGGCCAGATGTCGTTCTGGGGCGCACAGGTGATCGTGAACCTGTTCTCGGCGATTCCGTTCATCGGCCCGGACCTGTCGCTGTGGATTCGCGGCGACTACGTCGTGTCCGACGTGACGCTGAACCGTTTCTTCGCATTCCATGTGATCGCGATTCCGCTCGTGCTGATCGGCCTCGTGATCGCGCACCTGGTCGCGCTCCATGAAGTGGGGTCGAACAACCCGGACGGCATCGAGATCAAGAAAAAGAAGGATGCGAACGGCATTCCGCTCGACGGCATCCCGTTCCATCCGTACTACTCGGTGCACGACTTCTTCGGCGTGTGCGGGTTCCTGATCGTGTTCGCGCTGATCGTGTTCTTCGCGCCGGAAATGGGCGGCTACTTCCTCGAGGCGAACAACTTCGTCCCCGCGAATCCGCTGCAGACGCCGCCGGAAATCGCGCCGGTCTGGTACTTCACCGCGTTCTACGCGATGCTGCGCGCGACCACCGACCCGTTCAAGATCGTGCTGATGATCGTGATCGCGCTGCTCGGCGTGCTCGCGCTGCTGCGCGCGCGCGGCAAGTGGCGGCTTGGGCTGCCGGTGCTGTCGGCAGCGATCGTCGTGTTCATGTACCTGACGGAATCGAAGTTCTGGGGCGTCGTCGTGATGGGCTCGGCGGTCGTGTCGCTGTTCTTCCTGCCGTGGCTCGACCGCAGCCCGGTGAAGTCGATCCGTTATCGCCCGCTGTTCCACAAGGTGTTCCTCGGAATCTTCGTCGTCGCGTTTCTGACCCTTGCGTTCCTCGGCACGCGGCCGCCGTCACCGACCGCGACGGTGATCGCGCAGGTGTGCGCGCTGATCTACTTCGCGTTCTTCCTCGGCATGCCGGTCTGGACGCCGCTTGGCACGTTCAAGCAGCCGCCGGAGCGGGTGCGCTTCAAGCCCCATTAA
- the hisI gene encoding phosphoribosyl-AMP cyclohydrolase, with amino-acid sequence MSTDTQSLPAWLDKVRWDDNGLVPVIAQEASTNDVLMFAWMNREALAKTIETRRAVYYSRSRKRLWFKGEESGHVQHVHEVRLDCDEDVVLLKVEQVSGIACHTGRHSCFFQKFEGTVEGGDWVAVEPVLKDPEHIYK; translated from the coding sequence ATGAGCACGGATACGCAATCCCTGCCGGCGTGGCTCGACAAGGTCCGCTGGGACGACAACGGCCTCGTGCCGGTGATCGCGCAGGAAGCGTCGACCAATGACGTGCTGATGTTCGCGTGGATGAACCGCGAGGCGTTGGCGAAAACGATCGAAACGCGGCGCGCGGTCTATTATTCGCGCTCGCGCAAGCGCCTGTGGTTCAAGGGCGAGGAGTCGGGCCACGTGCAGCACGTGCACGAGGTGCGCCTTGATTGCGACGAGGACGTCGTGCTGCTGAAGGTCGAGCAGGTGTCGGGCATCGCGTGCCACACCGGCCGGCATTCGTGCTTCTTCCAGAAATTCGAAGGCACCGTCGAAGGCGGCGACTGGGTCGCGGTCGAACCGGTGCTGAAAGACCCCGAACACATCTACAAATGA
- the petA gene encoding ubiquinol-cytochrome c reductase iron-sulfur subunit, whose product MRDKEEKRVDSGRRTWLIATSVASGVGGVATVIPFAASLAPSAKAKAAGAPVEIDISALKPGEMLTVPWRGKPVWVLNRTDAMLADVTKADKEVADPTSKTPYSMPLPAYCANEYRSRADHKNILVVMAVCTHLGCTPSQRFTPGPQPNLPDDWPGGFLCPCHGSTYDLAGRVFKNKPAPQNLDVPPYMFTSATTLVIGRDEKGEA is encoded by the coding sequence ATGCGAGACAAGGAAGAGAAACGCGTCGACAGCGGCCGCCGTACCTGGCTGATTGCGACATCCGTAGCAAGTGGAGTGGGAGGCGTCGCCACCGTCATCCCGTTCGCGGCGTCGCTGGCGCCGTCGGCGAAAGCGAAAGCGGCCGGCGCGCCGGTCGAAATCGATATCAGCGCGCTGAAGCCCGGCGAGATGCTCACCGTGCCGTGGCGCGGCAAGCCCGTCTGGGTGCTGAACCGCACCGACGCGATGCTCGCCGACGTGACCAAGGCCGACAAGGAAGTCGCCGATCCGACCAGCAAGACCCCCTATTCGATGCCGTTGCCGGCTTACTGCGCGAACGAATATCGCTCGCGGGCCGACCACAAGAACATCCTCGTCGTGATGGCCGTGTGCACGCACCTCGGCTGCACGCCATCCCAACGCTTCACGCCGGGTCCGCAGCCGAACCTGCCCGACGACTGGCCGGGCGGCTTCCTGTGCCCGTGCCACGGTTCGACCTACGACCTCGCCGGCCGCGTCTTCAAGAACAAGCCGGCGCCGCAGAATCTCGACGTCCCGCCCTACATGTTCACGTCGGCGACGACGCTCGTGATCGGCAGGGACGAGAAAGGAGAAGCGTAA